In Aedes albopictus strain Foshan chromosome 3, AalbF5, whole genome shotgun sequence, the genomic window TGCAATTAGAAGAGCGAAGATAGCAGCATGCACCGTATGCAAGTTTTGAGGCGTCCGAAAAAAAGTGAAGTTGAATCGAGGTCGGTGTAGGGCAGAGAACCCATCGCTCTATTCTCAATTCATTCAGTCTTGGTAGTTGCTCACAGTAGGCTCGCCAACGCTCCTTGATTGCGGCAGGTAATTCTTCATCCCAGCCCCAAGTTTCTCCATCCTCATGCTTCAACAACCACAGCTCTTGCATGAACAGTTTGGCAACGGTAACAACTGGGCCAACCAAGCCAATCGGGTCAAAAAGTCTTGCGATGTTAGAGAGAACAGATCGCTTGGAGATAGCACAGTCTGGAGAAACAGGAGGAAAGCTGATACGATAGCGGAGGTAATCGGTGGAGGGTTCCCAATACAGTCCTAAGGTTTTGATGCATTGGTCAAAATCGAAGTCTACGCAAGATTGTAGGGCTCGATTATCGGGAGAAACGCCATCAAGAACTGCTGGAATGTTGGAGGCCCATTTGCGTAGAACAAATCCTCCCTTTGACAAAAGCATGTCGAGCTGTTCTCGTAGTTCAATGGCATCCTGTACGCTGTCCGCCCCGGAAAAAAGGTCGTCAACATAGAAGTCCTTTCGTAGTACTTCCGCAGCCGCTGGGAATCCATCCTGTTCATCTTCAGCCAGTTTGTGCAGGACTCTTGTGGCCAGAAAGGGAGCACAAGCTGTCCCATAGGTGACCGTCTTAAGCTCATACGTGTCTAGAGGCTTGTCCGGGGAAGTTCGCCATACGATTCGTTGCAGCGGGGTGTCTCTTTCATCAACCAAAATCTGACGAAACATCTGTTTTATATCAGCTATTAGCATGATTGGATGAGTTCTTGCGCGCATGATGATCGATCTCAGTTCCTCCTGGACGATCGGTCCCACCATGAGTGCGTCATTTAACGACGGTCCTCGGCTGGTCTTACAAGACGCATCAAAAACAACGCGGACCTTTGTTGTCGTGCTTTCCTCGCGGAGCACGGCATGATGTGGCAGATGATAGTTCGGATTAGGCGGTGTTTCGTAGTCGTTAACTTTTCGCATATGTCCTAGGGAACTATACTCATCCATGAAGTTGATATACTGCTGAAACAACTGAGGGCTTTGAGCAATACGTTGTTCCACCATCCGAAATCGTCGTACAGCGGTGCGACGGTTGTCGCCGAGTAGAGTGAGGACATCAGGCTTTATCGGAAGGCGAACGATGTATCGGCCTTGGTCATCTCGTGATACCGTTTGTTGAAAGTGTGATTCGCATGCTGCTTCTTCGATGGAGTGACATGATGACGATACCTTTTCTTCAAGTGTCCAGAATCTTTCCATCATTTCAGTCAATTCGGTGATCGTGGCCACATTAGCGATGAGCGGCCTTCTCGTGGCAGGACAGGGGGTCCTTCCGGAAACTACCCAGCCAAACGTGGAATTGATAAGAGGTGGAAGTGCATCGCCTATGTGAATTCGACCCGATACGTTAAAGATGTCGTAGAAGACGTCTGCTCCTAGAACTAGGTCGATTACGTTGCGCTTGTGGAAAGTTGGGTCCGCCAGTTGTACACCAGGTGGGATGTTCCATGTAGTAGCTTCGATGGAGGCGGATGGTAAGTCCATAGTCAACTTGGGTAGAACCAAACATTCAACGGTGGTGGAATAGTTGCAGACCCTGGATCGTATGTGGGACAGCACAGTAAATTTAGCGTTGACCGTCGACTGACCGATGCCCGAGATGGGGATGGACACTTTTTTCCGGCAAATGCTAACAGATTGGAGGAATCTTTCGGAAACAAAACAGCACTCGCTACCCGAGTCCAAAAGTGCTCTTACGGCATGCTCAGTGCCGTTGTCATCAACGAAGAGGACTACAGCAGTGGCCAGAAGAACTGTGGTTTGTCGTTTCTGCGATGCGGCGTAGGTGGGCATCTCGGTAACGGTCACTGAAGCAGATGTCCGTGGCTGTTCCTCCGGGGTATGCGCTGCTGCTGATTTCGAAGTAGTTGAAGGACTGTTGGTTGTGGTAGTCACCAGCTCTCCGGGACAAAGCTGAGTATGGTGGCGATGTTTACATTTGCGACATGAACTGGAAGACGGACATTCTCGTACCACATGGCCCTTGCGTAGACAGTTTCTACACAATTGAAGACGACGAATTTCCTTCTCCTTATCTTCAACTACCAGTTTGGAAAACGTGGGGCACATATAGAGTGGGTGATGCTCGGAGCATACGAGGCACTTTCTGTCGGTGTTTGCGTGGGTGGCACTGTGGCACGCAGCAGAGCGTTGGGTGGACTTTTTCGGTGGACcgagcgacgacgacgaggacgaggGCGGAGTTTCGACGCCTTTTCCCTGAAGGGTTTGTAGGACGGATACCCTGCGCTGAATGAAGCTGGTAAGGTCCTTAAACGTAACATCGGTCTTGGTTGCAGAATATTCTTCCCAGTCGCGGCGAGTAGTAGCGTCTAGTCGCACGCTGAGCATTCGAATGAGAATAAGATCCCAAAATTCGGTTTTCTCGCCTAACTGATGGAGCACTTTCACGTTAGATTCAAACCGTTCTACTAGGGCATGGAGATCAGGAGCAGACTCTCGTTTCAGGGTTGCGGACTCAAATAGGGCGTTCAGGTACGACTGTTTCAAGCGAGGCTTATTTTGGAAGTGATCCTCGAGCAAACTCCATGCCACATGATAATTAGCAGCAGTGATAGGGATCGTTTGTACCAATTTCAGGGCGTCGCCAGAAAGAGACGCACGAAGATAATAAAACTTTTGTATGTTTGATAATTCCGTTGAAGAGTGAACCAAAGACATAtacaaatcgtggaagttgagccAATGATCCAAATTTCCACTGAATACTGGCAATTTTATGTCGGGTAGGCGAACATGTGACGACGACGTAAGGCCATGTGCGTGGGTGTGAGAAGTCGGAGAAGCGCATGTCGGTGACAAAGGTGCCGATTTATTAACCGAGAGAAGAAACCCCTTCACCTTGTAGTAAGCTGACTCGTACATGGCCCGTTCCTTCAAATACTCTTCTAAGCCGGCGTCGTCCAATGTCTCCAGCTCGGACTGAACCGTACAGTAGTCAGCCCACAACCTTATCAAGCTCTCCAACCGCACAGGAACTTCCAAGGCATGCAATTCTTCTTCATATTCATCGACGAAGGTTTTGATGAGCCTGAATGATGTCTGCAAGCTCCGTAGGCGTGCCTTAAGGGCCTTCAGTTTTCGTTCGGCAGACATTTCATCGGGTTACGGTGTGGAGATTGATCTGTGGAATCGAAGGCACCGCGCAGCACAAATGGGCACAAAAGTAACTTAGAGgaaatataattaccttttaGAAGGCAATGAAATGCCTTGAAAGATATAGAAACGCAGCAACCTCTCGAACGTTCCAGAACTTCCAGAAGCGTGGTACGTCGTACTTCCAAATCGGGTGTTCACAGAAGATTTAGGCACCAGATGACCGGAGTTCGTCGGCcaaatccggttcgaaggaccagttGTCGATGTATCAGCTGAGAGCAACGGTTTTTCTTTAATTTCACTCACTTTATTCTCTTTATTGAGTCCACTTTTTACAGTCTATAGAGTTCACTTTAGGTTTAGGTTATGCACTAATTTAATTTATTTCGATTTCAACACTTATCTAGTTTATTTCTTCTTAATTTCGTTAATTCAATTTTTTCTTAATCTTACACTAATAATTCACAAAGTTTGATTTCGATTCACTCTAACGTAGTCAGTTTCAGCACTTTCGGCGACTCTTCCGGGCAGTAGTAGAAGTAGAAACAAGAGGTCGCGTTCACGTGTAGCAGGTGCTTTTATACTCTGGCATGGTCCCTCCAGCGGCAGGAAAAGGAAATTAATCCACGACACGTCACCTTGTCAGCTCGGTGAAATGACAGCTCGTTAGACGAGTACTCGTTGTTGTCGATGAACAAGGGATAACCCACTCGGACGATGCTCGATGTTGACGGCTAGGTGGAGCCACTATATTCGTACGCGaacacttggagaaatccctgtaagagttcctggaagaattcctaaaggaatcatcaaaaaaaattcctgaaagaatcgctggaggaatttctgaaataatccctggaggaattcctgaagggatccccggaacgccttgccacgcctaaACCTATAAATGAAAACTttttgtacttcgtatacgtaaaattcagcatataagtAGCTCCATGTTATAAATTGAGCttaatccatcaacgcaaaccaaagttacatCATCCTGAACTTGGCCATTTTTATGAAAAACGGCGTttatccgatcaattatgcatcaCAGTGTAAGTGgcttaatttttactggaatccctggaggaattcctgaaggaattcctgaagaaatccacagttcaattccggaaggaatccctagaagcatttcctgaaggaatgcctcaaggaaactttggagaaattgttgagagatcgctggtggattttctgaagcatttctgaaaattcatgaaggaatccctcaaggaatctttgaagaaattgctgagagaatcgctagggaaattcctggaagcatttctgagaattttcaggagtaacttctgaaggagtccctggaaaagttcctgaaggaattcctgaagggatccttggaaggaaattctgaaggaatacctagaggaattccggaaagatccctgaaagagttcctggaagaatttctgaaggaatctttaaaggaaaatcctgaaagaatcgctgtaggaatttctgaaatgatacctggaggaattcctgaaggaattcctggagaaattcctgaaggaatccacgggggtattcctgaaggaatccctgaagaaatccctcaaggaatctttggagaaattgctgagagaatcccttgaggaatttctgaaggaatccctggaggaattcctgaagggatctttggaagaattcctgaaggaatacctataggaattcctgaaggaatacctggaggaatttctgaaggaatgcccggaggaatttctgaaggaattcctggagaaattcctgaggggatCTCTGGAGGTCCacgggggtattcctgaaggaatcccaggaggaattcttgaataaatccacgggagtattcctgaaggaatctctgaagaaatccctcaaggaatctttggagaaattcctgagagaatcccttgaggaatttctgaaggaatacctggataaatttctgggggaatacctggaggaattcctgaagggatccccggaggaattcctgaaggaattcctggagaaattcctgaagaaatctctggaggtccacgggggtattcctgaaggaatcccaggaggaattcctgaagaaatccctcaagtaatctgtggagaaattcctgtgagaCTCgttggtggaacttctgaaggaatccctgaatgcgtttctgagaattttcaggagaaacttctgaaggaatccctggaggacttcctgaagggatctttggaggaattcctgaaagaattcatgcaggaatccctaaatggaattcttaaaagaatcgttggaagagttcctaaaagtgttcttggaggaattcctgaaggaagaagtccctgaatgaaatcctgatggaattcttggaaaaaatcctgagggaatccttggagaaaatcctgaaggaatcccttaaagaaattccttacagaatcgctggaagaattcctgatggaatctttaaGAATTTGATCACTGTATTCTTAATTTTTTCTTCTTATATTCTTTTTGATATCTTTTTATGAACTTCTATATAAATCTtcgaaaaatttcccaaaaaaaatatattttcccaATGAGCTCTGCTTaacatttttccaaaagtttttcttaaatttttgttttgaaaatggttctcTATAGCGTTGCTTACAGAATCCGCCAAAAACTTCAGTGCATTATCAGCATATTCTTCTAAGGATCGCCCCAGCTAGAAGTTTTGTAGTATTGAAATGCAAACTAGCAGAGCTTTGTCCTATGTAAAAATATACTCAGCAAACTATAAgatatttctttgagaattctgaaAATTACCCTTATTTTCTTAAGTTTGAAGTTCCTTGAGCAATCCAAATGATATCTTCCGGAGTTTTGCTTAAAAATCTCTGAATGCCTAAAACTAAAAtgtatgaaagttttttttttaatttaatttaggaATTTTGTTAGACTTTCGTCCACCTACTTCTCCTgacttttgttattttttttcggaatgagaCAGAGAACACTTTAAGCAGTGTGGATCCACtaacctaacctcaaatctacctgttcaacaagtataaattcttgaatttcataaacatatcAACCTGGAACTGgtgaaaaaaatactaaaatagctgttttcacccattttcattttgatttttattgCAAACTCTTGAAAATTGCAAGTTGAATATGTGCAAAGTGAGCAAAGAGACGCTAGCCAGCGATCTTAGAAGTGTCACAATTTTCTTTCTGAAAACTGTCATTGATTTACCAGATATTACTTTCCGATTTTGGAATAACTGAATTCTGAGcaatattttcaatgaaaaatcttCGATAATCATCTGCAaattatcacagaaattttcttcagatgCCAGCAGGTTTTCACAGAAGGTTTCATAGGCTTGTTCGAAAACTCTACATGAATTAAATGCAtaaattttctcaaagattttccTAATAAAGCCACCAGGAAGTTTATGGAGATTTTACCTAATTTCATCAAAGCTTAGGTTGGAAACTCTTCTCAAGGATTTGCCAACAGGAAACTCACAAGAAATATGTACAAGAATTTCAAATAGTATATTCAATAATTCTACAGAAATATTTCCACGGTTTTTCATATtggtctttttttttcattttcacaatTAGGAAGAGCTATAACACATATAAAAATGACATAAACGTttcaatatttcaacaattccaAAAAacgcaaacattaaaaaaaaataaagatgaTCATAATCATAATGAGATTTGAACCAAAGACTGCGCATCTCAAGTCCAGCGCTTTAAcccactaagccacagaacatgttACGATTCTGTGGAATATAAAGTCAAACTGAGCTCGAGCGCCACTCTTATCGGGTTCGTTTTTCACAGTGTTTTCTCTTTTTCGGCCTTTAGATAAGGATAATGTTACGGTTGTAACTGTAGAAAGGCCTTTTCAAATTACGAAGTGGTCTTTTTGAGATTTGATCGGCTGCAACGTTTCAAAGAAAACCTGAAACTGTTGTGAATTTCGAAAAACGAATTTCCTTCCAATCGACTCGAATAGGCCTTTTCGTTGAAATGGCCAATGCATTGGTTTTGCAACTGCTGAACTGCTGTGTATACTTCAGtccgaaattttcacagaagaaaTGTTGATAATCACTCAAAACAAGCGGATTAGAAACGTTTTGTGAACAGGCCTATTTATCATTCATTCTCCCACCACTAGATGTTGGACGCCAACTGTTTTCCAGACCATGTAGTAGTACATAATGGCAGTTCAACTGGGGGTGCTGCATATTCATTAAGACTGCCTGGATGGATGAGCCcgcggaaaaacaaaaaaaaactagctgGAAATGGGATCGATATGTACCCTAAAGTAGTGATGCCTTTAGCACCCATGTCATGGAATAATAATTAGTAGGTACCCGCATGTACAGGCCAAGGCTCAGGCTTCCCTTTCCAATGAATATGCTTGAGCTTTATACACTGTAAGGTGATATTTCCGATTTCGATGTTTCAAGTCGTAATGCATCTAGATGAATGGTAAAAAATCCAGTGGACCGTCGTGGTCGAATAGAATCTTGGAATTGGGAAAGGCCTTTCCAGATTTCAGAAACGTCAATCGATCTGATCAATTCGAACTTTGACGATATCATGCAAATTGCTTGATATCAAGAACGTTCGATGAATAAGAAAAGTCTTTTTAGAGTTCTTGGTGAATACATGGTTGATTAATTCATCGAACAACTGAACTAGACCTTACAgagttctaaaatttcttcataacCACTTAACATCACTTTTTGAAAGTTTCTTCTCCTTTGTTTGCATATGAAATTTGATTGATTGCTTGGTAGATTACCAGGTGTTCGATTACTTAAAGGCCTTTTTCTGAATGTGTCATTCATTTAGTTGAAAACTCCATTCCTTTTAGTTCAGAAAAAGGTCTTTTAGCGTCCATGTGAAATGctcaaaaattgaaaatggtc contains:
- the LOC134289514 gene encoding uncharacterized protein LOC134289514 translates to MSAERKLKALKARLRSLQTSFRLIKTFVDEYEEELHALEVPVRLESLIRLWADYCTVQSELETLDDAGLEEYLKERAMYESAYYKVKGFLLSVNKSAPLSPTCASPTSHTHAHGLTSSSHVRLPDIKLPVFSGNLDHWLNFHDLYMSLVHSSTELSNIQKFYYLRASLSGDALKLVQTIPITAANYHVAWSLLEDHFQNKPRLKQSYLNALFESATLKRESAPDLHALVERFESNVKVLHQLGEKTEFWDLILIRMLSVRLDATTRRDWEEYSATKTDVTFKDLTSFIQRRVSVLQTLQGKGVETPPSSSSSSLGPPKKSTQRSAACHSATHANTDRKCLVCSEHHPLYMCPTFSKLVVEDKEKEIRRLQLCRNCLRKGHVVRECPSSSSCRKCKHRHHTQLCPGELVTTTTNSPSTTSKSAAAHTPEEQPRTSASVTVTEMPTYAASQKRQTTVLLATAVVLFVDDNGTEHAVRALLDSGSECCFVSERFLQSVSICRKKVSIPISGIGQSTVNAKFTVLSHIRSRVCNYSTTVECLVLPKLTMDLPSASIEATTWNIPPGVQLADPTFHKRNVIDLVLGADVFYDIFNVSGRIHIGDALPPLINSTFGWVVSGRTPCPATRRPLIANVATITELTEMMERFWTLEEKVSSSCHSIEEAACESHFQQTVSRDDQGRYIVRLPIKPDVLTLLGDNRRTAVRRFRMVEQRIAQSPQLFQQYINFMDEYSSLGHMRKVNDYETPPNPNYHLPHHAVLREESTTTKVRVVFDASCKTSRGPSLNDALMVGPIVQEELRSIIMRARTHPIMLIADIKQMFRQILVDERDTPLQRIVWRTSPDKPLDTYELKTVTYGTACAPFLATRVLHKLAEDEQDGFPAAAEVLRKDFYVDDLFSGADSVQDAIELREQLDMLLSKGGFVLRKWASNIPAVLDGVSPDNRALQSCVDFDFDQCIKTLGLYWEPSTDYLRYRISFPPVSPDCAISKRSVLSNIARLFDPIGLVGPVVTVAKLFMQELWLLKHEDGETWGWDEELPAAIKERWRAYCEQLPRLNELRIERWVLCPTPTSIQLHFFSDASKLAYGACCYLRSSNCNGTIKVTLLTARSRVAPLKQQSIPRLELCGALLATELFQKVAASLNNFQEIFFWVDSTIVLCWLKAEPTTWTTFVANRVSKIQQATQRGTWNHVAGQFNPADCISRGTSAETILEDDLWWHGPSWLHLEPALWPNQPTMSGKIVLPETRHLPISATTATVEPSFIDDLVSKFSNYSKLLRVVAYCRRFLQNVKATSLVSPYINTTELQDAEAVIVRLVQQQFYKEEWQALEKSQPISSKSKLRWFHPFLSTDRVMRIGGRIHQASQPFDSKHQIILPGKHALSTLLLRSLHLKHLHAAPQLLLNILRLRYWIAGARSLAKNIVHNCVTCTRARPKLLQQFMSELPASRVVASRPFSITGIDYWGPILLQPPHRRAAPRKAFVAVFVCFSTRAVHLELVADLTTSKFLQALRRFVSRRGLCNEIHSDNGRNFIGAANELRQLIRNKDHHRALAEECASNGIRWRFNPPKASNFGGLWEAAIQSAQKHFVRVLGTSTLAPDDMETFLSQIECCLNSRPIVPLTDDPTDFEVLTPGHFLVGSALKAVPDADVSEIACNRLTKWQQVQKKLQIIWKRWHMEYLSTLQPRTKWLNPPIALQKGQLVLLMDEKSPPMVWPTARIEELHPGSDGNTRVVTLRTAHGCYTRPVNKICLLPIPLSNEETPEQNTKHRETK